The genomic region tgtgtgtgtgtgtgtgtgtgtgtaaggagtctccagtgtcagtgctgtgtatcagtgtgtgtgtgtgtgtgtgtgtgtgtgtaaggagtctccagtgtcagtgctgtgtatcagtgtgtgtgtgtgtgtgtgtgtgtgtgtgtgtgtgtgtaaggagtctccagtgtcagtgctgtgtatcagtgtgtgtgtgtgtgtgtgtgtgtaaggagtctccagtgtcagtgctgtgtatcagtgtgtgtgtgtgtgtgtgtaaggagtctccagtgtcagtgctgtgtatcagtgtgtgtgcgtgtgtgtgtgtgtgtgtgtgtgtgtgtgtgtgtaaggagtctccagtgtcagtgctgtgtatcagtgtgtgtgtgtgtgtgtgtgtaaggagtctccagtgtcagtgctgtgtatcagtgtgtgtgtgtgtgtgtgtgtgtgtaaggagtctccagtgtcagtgctgtgtatcagtgtgtgtgtgtgtgtgtgtgtaaggagtctccagggtcagtgctgtgtatcagtgtgtgtgtgtgtgtgtgtgtgtgtgtgttcagctgtgaGATGGAGAGCAGGAACATCAGCACATCTCCAGTGCTCCATCTCTCATctctgtaaggagtctccagtgtcagtgcaaatgtgtatcagtgtgtgtgtgtgtgtgtgtgtgtgtgtaaggagtctccagtgtcagtgctgtgtatcagtgtgtgtgtgtgtgtgtgtaaggagtctccagtgtcagtgctgtgtatctctgtgtgtgtgtgtgtgtgtgtgtgtatgtgtgtgtgtgttcagctgtgaGATGGAGAGCAGGAACATCAGCACATCTCCAGTGCTCCATCTCTCATCTCTGTACTGAGTCTCACCTTTCACCTGCACATGCAAATGTGGCTCATTATGTAAcactgtgcaggtgtgtgttcagtttactacacacactgtcagtttcaccctgtgtatgtgtgtgtgtgtgtatgtgtatgtgtgtgtgtgtatgtgtgtgtgtgtgtgtgtgtgtgtgtatgtgtgtgtgtgtgtgtgtgtatgtgtgtgtatgtgtatgtgtgtgtgtgtgtatgtgtgtgtgtgtgtgtgtgtatgtgtgtgtgtgtgtatgtgtgtgtgtgtgtatgtgtatgtgtgtgtgtgtgtatgtgtgtgtgtgtgtgtgtgtgtgtatgtgtgtgtgtgtgtatgtgtatgtgtgtgtgtgtgtgtatgtgtgtgtgtgtgtgtgtgtgtgtgtgtgtgtgtgtgtgtgtgtgtgtgtgtgtgtgtgagtgtgtgagtgaggtgtcaACTGGAGCGTTTCGTTTTCCATTGTtctatttttcttgttttttcccaGAAATCTCgctgaaacacaaacatgttgTGACTCAAACAGCCAGAAAAAGGGGCGGAGATTTACTCTGGACAATTTATTGAAGGTTTAAATCATGTGTTTGTGAAACATTCTGAAATCTGAGCAGCAACTTTACTACAACTATTACACTCTCTTATctgtctccttcttcttcttcatcatcatctccttctTCCTCTACTTCTTTATCTGCATCTTcatcttctcctcctttttcttcttcttcatcatcatcttcttcttcatctgcatcatcatcttcttcttcctcttcttcttcatctgcatcatcatcatcttcttcatcatctccttcttcttcctctccttcttcattttcatcatcttcatcttcccttttcttcttcatctgcatcttctcctccttcttcttcatcatcttcttcttcttcatcatcatcatcatcttcttcatctccttcttcttcatcttctcctcctcctcctcctcctccttctcctcctccttcttctcctcctcctccttcttatATTACTTCTCCTGAAATAAAGATGATGAAGTGAGTGACTCGGTTGTGTTTTTGAATCTGAACACTGAAGagttttgtgttgtattttttattccacCTCCTGCAGACTGACTGGATTCTCAGTGGAACGCAGGTCCTGTGTCGCCCCCTGCCGGCGACAGGGGAAACAACACTCAGAGACTTTCATGATGTAATTTTTTACAATTGCAGAATTTCAGaatcccccccccaaaaaaacagagaagaaatatgtgaataaaaatacagaagagAATGACCTAAAAGTGACCACTTCAGTcgtctgattttatttttttcttcttttttgttttaattttttaatctatttttcctctttagcctcatttctttctcatctttttctcttcattctttaaatctttattttttctttctctgtcttttttaatCTCATCTTTTACTTCAAAGTCTTTTATTTCATCCTTCCCTCcttaattttcctttaaattatttaattatttcttcttCAGTCCTAAAAGGTTTTTAAATCTATTTCCACACCAAAACTATTTTCCCCtccatttttctctttattttgtttttattttctttcattattttattcctaTAATATCTGTatgaaaactttttttatttgaaatctcGTTAtcatttgtaaaaataaaattaaataaataaataaataaataaataaataaataaataaataaataaataaatgaatgaatgaatgaatgaataaataaataaataagtaagtaaaaataataattccagTCTGTTATTACACatagtgaagatcagagtgaaatTTATTGTATGTCATGTCTTACATGTTTTAGAAACATGATGAAGTGCACAGcacaggggtgccaatactttatcAAATCAGCCTTCGGATCAGATTTCAGTAAAAGGTTATAcagtaaaacatttaaacaagtCTAAAGGCATCTTTATATCACtgacttttttcacataaatgacacattaaataataaataaataaactgtaaaacacCCGAATtgtgatgtttattttattagctcACTAATCATTACAGCGTCATCTATAATTTCGCCACAAGAGGGCGCGCTCTCAGCAGGAATTTCAGCTGaacagtgttgccagattgggcgaGTTTCCTCCTAATTGGGTTCCTTTTGGTCaccggtaaaaaaaaaaaaagaaagaaaaaaaaacattgggcGAGTTTTATTTggactataaacatgatattttattaattttccgtTTTAGTTTAACAAACTTTAAACTAATAAAGTATATTATGCAATGTTATGGATTTAATAAAATGGTGCAGTTTTTAGCCAATAAGGTTGAGGAGAGTCCTGTTAAATCAGACTTTAATCTTGATTAGCGGGTTGTTGTAACTCGTTAAGccaatatcacaaagttattaacaaagctgtaagtgttttttatcatcatcatgccAAAGTGGGGGAAATCTGGAAAGTTCTACAGTAAAGAATGGGAGAGCGACCAGTTTATAATATTTCAGGAGACGTTCTCATCAGTTCTGTGAAGATTCTCTGCATTAAATCTCTATAAAAAGTTAAGCGTGTTTATACCCTATTATTCTGCTATAAAGTTCTGATGTCATGATTGACAATAAAAACGTATACAGGTAGCTaacctagtgtgtgtgtgtgtgtgtgtgtgtgtgtctaaatagttCCCTTCCCGTTGCACAACCcatttgttgtttgttattgtattagttatcacagtatgcattctGGGCTGGTATTGTTGTTTAAAACGGGTGGGTTTTAAACTCTAGTTGGGATACCAGTCCtaagtccaatctggcaaccctagtCATCATCGTTGATGCTAACGAACTAAACGCTGTTAAAAGAAAACCAAATAAATTCTTCTTAAAAGTTTATTACTGTATAGAGTTTATATATATCACATAAATACATaggttatatttttattaccatTCTACTAGAAGCATTTATAATtcatataataatgtaataatgcaTTCAAAATCTCAAGTACGGAATGCTAACACGCTAAAGTCACTTCGGATAATTTAGCTTTTATGTAAAAGTTTCGGTTTCTTTTCCAACATCAGATGTTAAAGTGAAGCagattgtttttatgtttaataaatatgataatatgaaaatgataatgttttatatatatatttgtttaatctGGAGCTCATGCAGCTGTAAGTGGAACACGTTTTTCCTCTAAACGCTGCTGAGAGAACTCAGGACAGAAAGTTCTCCGCTGTGTTCCGTGATCGACGATCCTATtctctgaataaataaagtacatttctaatcacacaaacatttcAAAACAAACATTCTGAAATCACTTAAAGAGGTGAAAGAGCTGAGAGCCTCTTCAGGGTGATGATGTGAGTCAGCGCGTGCTTTCTAAACCTCAAACACCGACAAAAACACTTCTCTCATTTATATCCATTCAGAAACACCACGGGAGTCGAGTGCagggagcacacacacacacacacacacacatacacacacacacacacacacacacacacatacacacacacacacatacacacacacacacatacacatacacacacacacaccaaccttctccatcacacacatacacacacacacacatacacacacacacaccaaccttctccatcacacacacacacacacacacacacatacacacacacacacacacacatacacacacacacacacacacacacatacacacacacacacacacacacacacacatacacacacatacacacacacacacacacacatacacacacacacacacacacacacacacacatacacacacacacacatacacacacacacacacacacatacacacacacacacacacacacacacacacatacacacacacacacacacacatacacacacacacaccaaccttctccatcacacacacacacatacacacacacacacacatacacacacacacaccaaccttctccatcacacacacacacacacacacacatacacacacacacacacacatacacacacacacacacacacaccaaccttctccatcacacacacacacacacacacacacatacacacacatacacacacacacacacaccaaccttctccatcacacacacacacacaccaaccttctccatcacacacacacgcacacacacacatacacacacacacacacacaccaaccttctccatcacacacacacacacacacatacacacacacacaccaaccttctccatcacacacacacacacacacacacacacaccaaccttctccatcacacacacacacacatacacacacacacacacacacacatacacacacacacacacaccaaccttctccttcacacacacacacacacacacacacacatacacacgcacacacacacacacgcacacatacacacacacaccaaccttctccatcacacacacacacacaccaaccttctccatcacacacacacacacacacacaccaaccttctccatcacacacacacacacacaccaaccttctccatcacacacacaccaatcttctccatcacacacaccaaccttctccatcatacacacacagacacacacacaccaaccttctccatcacacacacacacacacaccaaccttctccatcacacacacaccaatcttctccatcacacacacacacaccaaccttctccatcatacacacacagacacacacacaccaaccttctccatcacacacacacacacacacaccaaccttctccatcacacacacacacacacaccaaccttctccatcacacacacaccaatcttctacatcacacacacacacacacacaccaaccttctccatcatacacacacacacacacacacaccaaccttctccatcacacacacaccaatcttctccatcacacacacacacacaccaaccttctccatcacacacacacacacacaccaaccttctccatcacacacacaccaatcttctccatcacacacacacacaccaaccttctccatcacacacacacacacacacacacacaaaccttctccatcacacacacacacacacacaccaatcttctccatcacacacacacaccaaccttctccatcacacacacaccaatcttctccatcacacacacacacaccaaccttctccatcatacacacacacacacacaccaaccttctccatcacacacacacacacacaccaatcttctccatcacacacacacaccaaccttctccatcacacacacaccaatcttctccatcacacacacacacaccaaccttctccatcatacacacacacacacacacacacaccaaccttctccatcacacacacaccaatcttctccatcacacacacacacacaccaaccttctccatcacacacacacacaccaaccttctccatcacacacacaccaatcttctccatcacacacacacaccaaccttctccatcacacacacacacacacacacacaccaaccttctccatcacacacacacacacacaccaatcttctccatcacacacacacaccaaccttctccatctcacacacacacacacacacaccaaccttctccatcatacacacaccaatcttctccatcacacacacacacacaccaaccttctccatcacacacacaccaatcttctccatcacacacacacacacaccaaccttctccatcacacacacacacacaccaaccttctccatcacacacacacacacacacaccaaccttctccatcacacacacacacacaccaatcttctccatcacacacacacacaccaaccttctccatctcacacacacacacacaccaaccttctccatcatacacacacacaccaaccttatttatctcacacacacacacacacacaccaaccttctccatcatacacactaacatgcaccatcacatacacacacaccaaccttctccatcacacacacacacacacacacacacaccaatcttctcaatcacacacacacacacaccaaccttctccatcatacacacacacaccaaccttatttatctctcacacacacacacacacacacaccaaccttctccatcatacacactaacatgcaccatcacatacacacacaccaaccttctccatcatacacacacacacaccaaccttctccatctcacacacacacacacacacaccaaccttctccatcatacacacaccaatcttctccatcacacacacacacacaccaaccttctccatcacacacacaccaatcttctccatcacacacacacacacaccaaccttctccatcacacacacacacacacacaccaaccttctccatcacacacacacacacacaccaaccttctccatcacacacacacacacaccaatcttctccatcacacacacacacaccaaccttctccatctcacacacacacacacaccaaccttctccatcatacacacacacaccaaccttatttatctcacacacacacacacaccaaccttctccatcatacacactaacatgcaccatcacatacacacacaccaaccttctccatcacacacacacacacacacacacacaccaatcttctcaatcacacacacacacacaccaaccttctccatcatacacacacacaccaaccttatttatctctcacacacacacacacacacacacaccaaccttctccatcatacacactaacatgcaccatcacatacacacacaccaaccttctccatcacacacacacacacacacacaccaatcttctcaatcacacacacacacacacaccaaccttctccatctcacacacacacacacaccaaccttctccatcatacacacacacaccaaccttatttatctcacacacacacacacacacacacaccaaccttctccatcatacacactaacatgcaccaacacacagacacacatacacacacaccaaccttctccatcatacacactaacatgcaccatcacatacacacacaccaaccttctccatcatacacactaacatgcaccatcacatacacacacaccaaccttctccatcatacacactaacatgcaccatcacatacacacacaccaaccttctccatcatacacacacacacaccaaccttatttatctcacacacacacacacacacaccaaccttctccatcatacacacacacacacacaccaaccttctccatcatacacacacacacacacacacaaatcttctccatcacacacacacacaccaaccttctccatctcacacacacacacacacacacacacacaccaaccttctccatcatacacacacacaccaaccttatttatctcacacacacacacacacacacacaccaaccttctccatcatacacactaacatgcaccatcacatacacacacaccaaccttctccatcatacacacacacaccaaccttatttatctcacacacacacacacacacacaccaaccttctccatcatacacactaacatgcaccatcacatacacacacaccaaccttctccatcatacacacacacacaccaaccttatttatctcacacacacacacacacaccaaccttctccatcatacacacacacacacacaccaaccttctccatcatacacacacacacacacacacaaatcttctccatcacacacacacacaccaaccttctccatctcacacacacacacacacacacacacacaccaaccttctccatcatacacacacacaccaaccttatttatctcacacacacacacacacacacatcaaccttctccatcatacacactaacatgcaccatcacatacacacacaccaaccttctccatcatacacacacacaccaaccttatttatctcacacacacacacacacacacaccaaccttctccatcatacacacacacacaccaaccttctccatcacacacacacacacacacacacacattcagatgaAATTctccattatacacacacacacaccaaccttatttatctcacacacacaccaaccttctccatcatacacacacacacacacacacacaccaaccttctccatcacacacacacacacacacacacacattcagatgaAATTctccattatacacacacacacaccaaccttctccatcacacacacacacacattcagatgaAATTctccattatacacacacacaccaaccttctccatcacacacacacacacaccaatcttctccatcacacacacacacacacattcagatgaaattctccatcacacacacacacacacacacaccaatcttctccatcacacacacacacaccaaccttctccatctcacacacacacacacacacaccaaccttctccatcatacacacacacaccaaccttatttatctcacacacacacacatcaaccttctccatcatacacactaacatgcaccaacacagacagacacacacacacaccaaccttctccatcatacacactaacatgcactaacacatacacacacaccaaccttctccatcatacacacacacacaccaaccttatttatctcacacacacacacacacaccaaccttctccatcatacacacacacacacaccaaccttctccatcacacacacacacaccaaccttatttatctcacacacacacacacacaccaaccttctccatcatacacacacacacacaccaaccttctccatcacacacacacacacacattcagatgaAATTctccattatacacacacacaccaaccttctccatcacacacacacacacacacattcagatgaAATTctccattatacacacacacacaccaaccttctccatcatacacacacacacacaccaaccttctccatcatacacacacacacacaccaaccttctccatcacacacacacacacattcagatgaAATTctccattatacacacacacaccaaccttctccatcacacacacacacacacacattgagatGAAATTctccattatacacacacacacaccaaccttctccatcacacacacacacacacacacaccaaccttctctatcatacagacac from Hemibagrus wyckioides isolate EC202008001 linkage group LG18, SWU_Hwy_1.0, whole genome shotgun sequence harbors:
- the LOC131369605 gene encoding acidic leucine-rich nuclear phosphoprotein 32 family member B-like, whose product is MKKKEMKKMMMMMKKKKMMKKKEEKMQMKKKREDEDDENEEGEEEEGDDEEDDDDADEEEEEEEDDDADEEEDDDEEEEKGGEDEDADKEVEEEGDDDEEEEGDR